A window of Streptomyces sp. NBC_01142 genomic DNA:
TACGAGGCGGCCTGCGCGCTCGCTCCCTCGCTCATCGTGTGCTCCTGGTAGTCCAGCAGCCGTGCGTCGACACCGACCGCGCTCAGCGCCTCGAAGAAGGCCGAGATCGGGCCGTTGCCGGAGCCGGTCAGCACGGTCTCGGCGCCGTCCACGACCGCCTCGACGGTCAGGGTGTCGATACCGTCCGTGTCGGTGGTGGTCTGGCCGGAACACAGCTGGATACGGCCCCATCGGGCCGCGGCGTCGCCCGGGTTGGGCAGGTACTCGTCCTGGAACGCGGACCAGATCGCCGTCGGCGTGATCTCGCCGCCCTCGGCGTCCGTCTTCGTCTGGATGATCTTCGAGAACTCGATCTGCATCCGGCGCGGCAGGTCCAGCTTGTGGTCGTTCTTCAGGACATAGGCGATACCGCCCTTGCCGGACTGCGAGTTGACGCGGATGACCGCCTCGTAGGAACGGCCGACGTCCTTGGGGTCGATGGGCAGATACGGCACGGCCCACTCGATGTCGTCCACGGTCTTGCCCTGGGCGGCCGCGTCGGCCTCCATGGCGTCGAAGCCCTTCTTGATGGCGTCCTGGTGGGAGCCGGAGAACGCGGTGTAGACGAGGTCGCCCGCGTAGGGGTGGCGCGGGTGGATCTCCATCTGGTTGCAGTACTCGCTCGTACGACGGATCTCGTCGATCTGCGAGAAGTCGATCTGCGGGTCGACGCCCTGCGAGAACAGGTTCATGCCCAGCGTCACCAGGTCGACGTTGCCGGTGCGCTCGCCCTGGCCGAACAGGCAGCCCTCGATACGGTCCGCGCCCGCCATGATCGCCAGCTCGGCGGCGGCGACGGCGGTACCGCGGTCGTTGTGCGGGTGGACGGACAGGCAGACGTACTCGCGGCGCGACAGGTTGCGCGACATCCACTCGAAACGGTCGGCGTGCGTGGAGGGGGTCGAACGCTCCACCGTGGCGGGCAGGTTGAGGATGATCTCCCGGCCGGCCTCGGGCTGCCAGACGTCCATGACGCCCTCGCAGACGTCCAGCGCGAAGTCCAGCTCGGTGTCGGTGAAGATCTCGGGGCTGTACTGGTAGCCGAAGATCGTCTCGTCGGTCAGGATCTTCTCGGCGTACTCCATCACCAGCCGGGTGCCGTCCACGGCGATCTGCTTGACCTGCTCCTTCGAGCCGCGGAAGACGACGCGGCGGAAGGTGGGGGCGGTGGCGTTGTACAGGTGGACGGTGGCACGGTGGGCGCCGCGCAGCGACTCGACGGTGCGCTCGATCAGCTCTTCGCGCGCCTGCGTCAGGACGGAGATCGTCACGTCCTCGGGGATCGCGCCGTCTTCGATGATGGAGCGTACGAACGCGAAGTCGGTCTCGCCGGAGGACGGGAAGCCGACCTCGATCTCCTTGTAGCCCATGCGGACGAGCAGGTCGAACATCTCGCGCTTGCGGGCCGGCGACATCGGGTCGATCAGAGCCTGGTTGCCGTCGCGCAGATCGGTGGACAGCCAGCGGGGCGCAACGGTGATCCGGTTGTCGGGCCAGGTGCGGTCGGGGATGTCCACGGCCTCATAGGTGCCGTACTTGTGGATCGGCATCCCGGAGGGCTTCTGGGTGTGGGTCGCGGTGGTGACGGGCGTGGGGCGACCGACGGAAATATCAGACATTGCGTGGGGCTCCTCGTGTGTCCACTGGGACGGCCGACGGGTCGTGATCACCGCAACACCAAACTCCGCGGGGAGGGGGTCGGCCTACGACTACAGGCCCTCGCCGCGGCAGCTAAGGAGAAGCAGCCCGAAACGCATGATGGAGTGAGCCTAGCCGAGCGGCACGGAAACGGCGGTCCCGTATCAGTATGCGGGACACTCATTCCGTTCCGGTCAAACGGTGCTGTATCACACTAGGCACACCCGCAGGCCTCCGTATCACTCCATTTCATCAATCATGGTGGCAACCAGTGACAGCGGCGCGACCCAGTGTCACATTGCCTGACATGGACGAACGCCATCCCATCTTCTGCACCATCGTGCCGCCCCATGTCCTCGACAAACTGGCGCGCGCCGAGGACCCCACGCTCTCCGAGCCGGCCTGCCGCACTCTCGAGGCGGACGCCGCCCAGCGCACCCGGCGCCGGCTGACCACGGTCGTCGGCACACGGGCGGCCCTCGCGCCCCGCGGTCCGGCGCCCGACAAACCGCAGCGCACCATCCACGACTGCCGTCACGGCACGGAGCTGCCGGGCACAAAGGTCCGCGCCGAGGGCGACGAGCCCGGCAAGGACGCCACCGTCAACCGCGTGTACGCGGGCCTGGGCGCGACGTTCGAGCTGCTGCTGACGTCGTACGGGCGCAGTTCGCTCGACGGCGAGGGCCTGCCGCTGATCGCCAGCGTCCACTACGAGGAGAACTACGGGAACGCCTTCTGGGACGGCGACCAGATGGTCTTCGGCGACGGTGACGGCGAGATCTTCCTCGACTTCTCCATCCCCGTCGATGTCATCGCGCACGAGCTGGCCCACGGCCTGACGCAGTACACGGCGAATCTGAGCTACTTCGGGCAGCCGGGCGCGCTGAACGAGTCCATGTCGGACGTCATCGGCTCGCTGGTCAAGCAGTACACCCTCGACCAGCGGGCGGATCAGGCCGACTGGCTGATCGGCGCGGGTCTGCTCGCGCCGCGGATCACCGGGGTCGCCCTGCGCTCCATGAAGGAACCCGGTTCGGCGTACGACGACGATGTGCTCGGCAAGGACCCGCAGCCGGGGACGATGGACGACTACGTCCGTACCGGCCGGGACAACGGCGGTGTGCACATCAATTCCGGCATCCCCAACCACGCCTTCTATCTGCTGGCCACACAGCTGGGCGGGAAGGCCTGGGAGCGGGCGGGGCAGATCTGGTTCGACACCCTGACGGGCGGCGAGCTGGCCGTGGACGCGGACTTTGCGAGCTTCGCCCGGCTGACGGTGGCGGCGGCGCAGGCGCGTTTCGGTGACGGGGAGGAGCATCAGGCGGTACTGAAGGCCTGGTCGCAGGTCGGGGTGCCGACCGGCTGAGCGGTTCGGGGCCGGGTGGCCGGAGCCGGGTGGCCGCGGGCCGCCCGGCTCGGTTCCGCCCTGCCCGCCCACTGCCCCGCTGCCGCCCCGGTTTCGTCCGGGCCTGATCCGTACTAGAACGGGACCCATGCGTATACAGGTGAGGCGTACGGGAGGATTCGCCGGCATCGAGCGGTTCGCGGAGGTGGACACCTCGGGGCGGACCGATGCGAGCGAGTGGCATGCCCTGGCCGAGCAGGCGGTGGCCGACTGCCGGGCCACGCCACCGATCGGGGTGCCGGACGGGTTCAGCTACCAGATCACGGTCGACGGGCACACGGTCTACTGCTCCGATCCCCGGCTGTCCGACGCTCAGCGTCAGCTGATATCCCGCGTCCTCAAGGAAGGTTCCTGAGGCCGCGCCTGAGGAAATTCCTGACGGAAGTCGCGGGACCCACCGAACCTGACGGCACAGACATGCGGCTCGGCGCGGGAGGCCGGTTCCTCCCGGCCCGAGCCGCCGCCCGATTCGGTCAGAAGCCCAGCTTGCGCAGCTGCTTCGGGTCCCGCTGCCAGTCCTTCGCGACCTTCACGTGCAGATCCAGGAAGACCGGCGTGCCCAGAAGCGCCTCGATGTGCTTGCGGGACTTGGTGCCGACCTCCTTCAGCCGCTTGCCCTGCGGGCCGATGATGATGCCCTTCTGGCTCGGGCGCTCGATGTAGACGTTCGCGTGGATGTCCAGCAGCGGCTTGTCCGCCGGGCGGTTCTCGCGCGGGAGCATCTCCTCGACGACCACCGCGATCGAGTGCGGCAGCTCGTCCCGTACACCTTCCAGCGCGGCCTCGCGGATCAGCTCCGCGACCATGACGACCTCGGGCTCGTCGGTGAGGTCGCCCTCCGGGTAGAGCGGGGGGCTCTCCGGGAGCAGCGGGATCAACAGGTCGGCCACCAGCTGGACCTGCTTGCCGCCGACCGCCGAGACCGGGACGATCTCCGCCCACTCCATGCCCAGCTCCTTGCCGAGCTGGTCGATCGCGATCAGCTGCTCGGCGAGGGTCTTGGAGTCGACCAGGTCGGTCTTGGTGACGATCGCGACCTTCGGGGTCTTCTTGATCCCGGCGAGCTCCTTGGCGATGAACCGGTCGCCGGGGCCGAGCTTCTGGTCGGCGGGGAGGCAGAAGCCGATCACGTCGACCTCGGCCCAGGTGGTGCGTACGACGTCGTTGAGCCGCTCGCCGAGCAGGGTGCGCGGCTTGTGCAGTCCCGGGGTGTCGACCAGGATCAGCTGCGCCTCGGGGCGGTGCACGATGCCGCGCACGGTGTGCCTGGTCGTCTGCGGCCGGCTGGAGGTGATGGCCACCTTCTGGCCGACCAGAGCGTTCGTGAGGGTGGACTTGCCCGCGTTGGGGCGGCCCACGAAGCAGGCGAAACCTGCCCGGTGGGGGGCGTTGCTGTCTTGGGTACGAGCGCTCATGGCGCCCATTGTCCCTGATGTCACGGGCCCTCCGGTACGCGCGCCCGCACGTGCCGCACTCTGGCCCACACTCCGGCTCCCGCAAGGGCCACCGCGAGCACCACCGCGACCAGCCACGGCAGTGCGAAGAAGGAGGCTCCGGCGGACTCGCGTACGTCCCGTGCGCTGGCGGTGAGCTTCACCTCCCCCCATTCGAGCTGGGGTGCGCCCGCCCAGTGTTCGGTGAGGCGGATCCTCTGGCGCGGCAGCAGCTCCGAGGGGATCTTCTTCAGATCGCGGGAGAGCAGATCACGGCCGAAGAGGCCCTCGGCCTTGAGGGCGACCTTGGGGTTGAGGGTGACATTGCCGCGGTTGTAGAGCGTGTACGAGATCAGGGCACTGCTCTCGCCGGTGCCGGGCACCAGGGGCTGATCATGGGTGAGTTCGACGTCCTCGACGGAGAGCGCGGGCACGGTGGGGCCGTTCACCCGCAGATAGATCCGCGCCCCGACCGCCTGCTGCACGCCGACGGCGACCGAGCCCGAGGCGGGGCCGACGCGCTCGTCGAGGGCCACCAGCGCGCCGGGGTGGTCACCGGGCTCGGCCTCCTCGGGGACGGTGAGCGTGTACGGCACCGTGACCGAATCGTGCGGCGGGACGGTGACACGGTCACGCTCGGGGCGGGCCCACGCGCCGACGCCGCGCTGCTTCTCCTTCCGGGTGCGTACGGCGAATCCGCCGTCCCGTTCGGTGTTGTACGCGTCGGCGGCGTACAGCCGGAAGGTCAGCGGGGCCGCGGTCTTGTTGGTGACCGTGACCGTGTCGGTCAGCGTCGCGCCGGGATCGGCCGAGAGATAGAAGTAGGGGCGTCCGCCCAGCTCGGAGGCGGTGGGGTAGACGGACCAGTTGCCGTTGTCGGCGGCGTGGGCGGCCGGGGTGCCGCTCAGCAGGAGGGCGGCCAGGACCGGCAGGATCACGTACAGCAGCTTGCGCATGGTGCGGAGCCCCCCGGGGTTCGAAGCGGGCCGACCGGGTGCGCGCCCGGCCCGCTGTTTGTGGCTCGGTTCGCCGCGGTCAGGTGAGCGTGAGGGTCAGCACACCGGAGTACGCGCCGGGGGCGGTGTACGCCGGTACGTTCAGCGAGACCTTCGCGTCCACGGTGAACTCACCACCGGTGAGCGCCCCGTTGGGCGTGGAGGCGAGCGTCGCGCCCGCGCTGCCGACCGGTCCTGCGGAGCCGGCCGCACAGGTGCTGGGACTGCCCTGCTTGGTGGTGCAGGCCGGTGTCCAGCCGAGCTTGCCGGCGTCGATCTTCCCGCCGGGCCCGGTGAAGTCGGTGACCTTGCCGGTCAGGGACCAGCCCGCGGGACCGCCGCGGAAGTCCTTGACCGTCACCGTCTTCAGATCGCCGGTGGATGCCCCGCCCGCGCCGAAGTCGACCGCCGACATCGCGACGGTGTCACCGGCCTGGGACATGGACAGCGTGCCTGGCGCGACCGAGGCATTGAGCTTCTGGCTGTTCTCGGGCAGCGGGGTGTCGTCGACGACCGTGTACGCGGCCGGGCCTGCGCCCTTCGCCGCGTCCCAGGCCGCGCCCTCGTACGCGACGATGCCTGTGGTCGCCTTGTCGTTGACCACCGGCTGGGCGGTGAATCCGCCGGTGGCGTCGGCCTTGACGGTCATCCTGTCGGCGGTCTCGGCCGCCCCGGCACGTCCGACGAGAGTGATGTCGGCGAGCGGGGTGAACTTGGCGCCGGTCACGGTGACCCGGTCACCGGGCTTGCCGGAGGCCGTGGCGAGCTGGATGGTGCGCTCGTTGGCTCCGGGGGCATCCGTCGCGACGATCGTCTGGGAGACGGGCGCGGGCGGACTGATGACCGTGCAGGGGGTGTCCAGCTCCATGATGTAGCTGGTGTGGATGTTGTAGTCGCCGGGCGAGAGGGTGATCGAGCCAGGCTTGGTGACCGTGAAGGTGCCGGTCATCGAGAACGACGGGAACGCTCCCTTGCCGGGGACCGGCGGGTTCTTCTTGGGTCCGGTGACGGTGACGCTGCCCGGCTGGGCACCGCCGAGGGTGACCTTGCCGCTGGGCGTCATGATGTCGGCCGGCAGCGCGAGGTCGACCGGGTTGCTGGCGGCCGGCTTGACGACGGTGTACGTGACCTTGACGGTGTCGCCGACCTTGGGTGCGGCGTTGTCGACCGTGATCTCCCCGGTCGTGGTGCCGTCGATGGGCGGAATGCCGGCGATGGGCGGCGGTACGCAGTGGGTGTCGAAGTCCACCGGCGCAAGGGCCGCGGCCATCGCGGGCGCGGCGAGCGACGCCGCACCCGCGACCAGTGCGACGGCCCCCAGCGCGGCGGTCCACCGCCGTCGGCGGACGGCGGGCCTGCGGGGTCTTCGGGCGGCTGACAGCATGATTGCCCCCTTCTGATGAGTGCGGACGCGGCGGCTCTTCCGCGGCGGCAGGGGGCCATTGACGGCCGGGGGCGATGAGAAGTCAATGGAATCGAAATGCACCATCTGATGACCCATCAGATGGTGTCAAGATCCGCGTTTCCGCAGGCCACAAGAGGAACCGGCGCCACCGGAAACGGTGACGCCGGCCCTGGCACACCGCCCGGACCGGTCGAGGACGAAGCACCGGCGACTGCGCCGGCGTGGCGTCGCCGCTCACCCCGAATCCAGAAGATCGTCATCCGCAGGGCGGCCCCGTCGACGTACGAGTCCAGGCTGTCGCCGGAGGTGACGGCCCCGCTCGGCGGAGGTGACGGCCCGCTCGGCGGAGGCGCGGCCCCGCTCGGCGGACTCGGGAGTACGCGAGGGCAGACGGGAGCAGGTGGGAGCGGACGGAGCAGACGGAGCAGACGGGAGGACCTGAGGGGTCGTCAGCCCGCGGTGACCGAGGCCTTGAGCTCCCCGTCAGGACCCGCGAGCAGCACCGGGGTCGCGGCCCCGCCCAGGTCCCGTACCGCCGCGCGGTCCGCGTCGGAAGCGGCGTCGGCCTCGGAAACGAGGGCCGCTGCCTCCAGCGACTGCGCGCCGCTGGCGACGGCCATGGCAACGGCGGTCTGCAGCGCGCTGAGCCTGAGCGAGTCCAGCGCCACGGTCCCGGCGACGTAGGTCCGCCCGGTCTCGTCCCGTACGGCGGCGCCCTCGGGCACCCCGTTGCG
This region includes:
- the leuA gene encoding 2-isopropylmalate synthase encodes the protein MSDISVGRPTPVTTATHTQKPSGMPIHKYGTYEAVDIPDRTWPDNRITVAPRWLSTDLRDGNQALIDPMSPARKREMFDLLVRMGYKEIEVGFPSSGETDFAFVRSIIEDGAIPEDVTISVLTQAREELIERTVESLRGAHRATVHLYNATAPTFRRVVFRGSKEQVKQIAVDGTRLVMEYAEKILTDETIFGYQYSPEIFTDTELDFALDVCEGVMDVWQPEAGREIILNLPATVERSTPSTHADRFEWMSRNLSRREYVCLSVHPHNDRGTAVAAAELAIMAGADRIEGCLFGQGERTGNVDLVTLGMNLFSQGVDPQIDFSQIDEIRRTSEYCNQMEIHPRHPYAGDLVYTAFSGSHQDAIKKGFDAMEADAAAQGKTVDDIEWAVPYLPIDPKDVGRSYEAVIRVNSQSGKGGIAYVLKNDHKLDLPRRMQIEFSKIIQTKTDAEGGEITPTAIWSAFQDEYLPNPGDAAARWGRIQLCSGQTTTDTDGIDTLTVEAVVDGAETVLTGSGNGPISAFFEALSAVGVDARLLDYQEHTMSEGASAQAASYIECAIDGQVLWGMGIDANTTRASLKAVVSAVNRAAR
- a CDS encoding M4 family metallopeptidase gives rise to the protein MDERHPIFCTIVPPHVLDKLARAEDPTLSEPACRTLEADAAQRTRRRLTTVVGTRAALAPRGPAPDKPQRTIHDCRHGTELPGTKVRAEGDEPGKDATVNRVYAGLGATFELLLTSYGRSSLDGEGLPLIASVHYEENYGNAFWDGDQMVFGDGDGEIFLDFSIPVDVIAHELAHGLTQYTANLSYFGQPGALNESMSDVIGSLVKQYTLDQRADQADWLIGAGLLAPRITGVALRSMKEPGSAYDDDVLGKDPQPGTMDDYVRTGRDNGGVHINSGIPNHAFYLLATQLGGKAWERAGQIWFDTLTGGELAVDADFASFARLTVAAAQARFGDGEEHQAVLKAWSQVGVPTG
- a CDS encoding protealysin inhibitor emfourin, translating into MRIQVRRTGGFAGIERFAEVDTSGRTDASEWHALAEQAVADCRATPPIGVPDGFSYQITVDGHTVYCSDPRLSDAQRQLISRVLKEGS
- the era gene encoding GTPase Era → MSARTQDSNAPHRAGFACFVGRPNAGKSTLTNALVGQKVAITSSRPQTTRHTVRGIVHRPEAQLILVDTPGLHKPRTLLGERLNDVVRTTWAEVDVIGFCLPADQKLGPGDRFIAKELAGIKKTPKVAIVTKTDLVDSKTLAEQLIAIDQLGKELGMEWAEIVPVSAVGGKQVQLVADLLIPLLPESPPLYPEGDLTDEPEVVMVAELIREAALEGVRDELPHSIAVVVEEMLPRENRPADKPLLDIHANVYIERPSQKGIIIGPQGKRLKEVGTKSRKHIEALLGTPVFLDLHVKVAKDWQRDPKQLRKLGF
- a CDS encoding DUF916 domain-containing protein encodes the protein MRKLLYVILPVLAALLLSGTPAAHAADNGNWSVYPTASELGGRPYFYLSADPGATLTDTVTVTNKTAAPLTFRLYAADAYNTERDGGFAVRTRKEKQRGVGAWARPERDRVTVPPHDSVTVPYTLTVPEEAEPGDHPGALVALDERVGPASGSVAVGVQQAVGARIYLRVNGPTVPALSVEDVELTHDQPLVPGTGESSALISYTLYNRGNVTLNPKVALKAEGLFGRDLLSRDLKKIPSELLPRQRIRLTEHWAGAPQLEWGEVKLTASARDVRESAGASFFALPWLVAVVLAVALAGAGVWARVRHVRARVPEGP
- a CDS encoding beta-xylosidase gives rise to the protein MLSAARRPRRPAVRRRRWTAALGAVALVAGAASLAAPAMAAALAPVDFDTHCVPPPIAGIPPIDGTTTGEITVDNAAPKVGDTVKVTYTVVKPAASNPVDLALPADIMTPSGKVTLGGAQPGSVTVTGPKKNPPVPGKGAFPSFSMTGTFTVTKPGSITLSPGDYNIHTSYIMELDTPCTVISPPAPVSQTIVATDAPGANERTIQLATASGKPGDRVTVTGAKFTPLADITLVGRAGAAETADRMTVKADATGGFTAQPVVNDKATTGIVAYEGAAWDAAKGAGPAAYTVVDDTPLPENSQKLNASVAPGTLSMSQAGDTVAMSAVDFGAGGASTGDLKTVTVKDFRGGPAGWSLTGKVTDFTGPGGKIDAGKLGWTPACTTKQGSPSTCAAGSAGPVGSAGATLASTPNGALTGGEFTVDAKVSLNVPAYTAPGAYSGVLTLTLT
- a CDS encoding cytidine deaminase; the encoded protein is MTQSTDLGPEDRKIITLARSARARNGVPEGAAVRDETGRTYVAGTVALDSLRLSALQTAVAMAVASGAQSLEAAALVSEADAASDADRAAVRDLGGAATPVLLAGPDGELKASVTAG